A stretch of Allostreptomyces psammosilenae DNA encodes these proteins:
- a CDS encoding aromatic amino acid ammonia-lyase: MTYHSARDLVRSTEHARLVLEPGARARMDASADRLERALADGAEVYGLTRGFGPLATHPAGPDDAAQGLGLIHHLAAGQGPALPAASTRLMLRLRLEGMTRGYSGVRPATWAALAGAYNAGFLPVVPARGSVSASGDLLPLAHAALAFAGDGEAWRRAAGGEWRREPAAPALARLGLRPVRWRAREALAFVNGSSASLAVALENHVALLELGWLAAMLTGRVVALLGATGEPYLDGVTEARGGLAGHRHAARWIVEQAGPPLPAADARALQEPYSLRCAPQVIGSVLDHLWAAEALLLREARGCSDNPVITADAVLHAGNFHAVGAGVASDLHAVLAHQLAFLAERQLALLVDPARNGGLPPLLAASPGATSGLAGLQLAASAMVAEIRQKSFPATATALPTNLSNQDHVPMSLVGAVRTREQLELGGLVTASLAVAAAQVQHILGAPPTDALWSALLARSPRLVADRPLAAEVRGVRDLLLRAARRRRLPAAATAGGNGAPTGPRDRAGVGPPDGRLPSEG, from the coding sequence ATGACGTACCACTCGGCCCGCGACCTGGTGCGCTCCACCGAGCACGCCCGCCTGGTCCTCGAACCCGGTGCCCGCGCGCGGATGGACGCCAGCGCCGACCGCCTGGAGCGGGCGCTCGCCGATGGGGCGGAGGTCTACGGCCTCACCCGCGGGTTCGGACCGCTCGCCACCCACCCGGCCGGGCCCGACGACGCCGCGCAGGGCCTCGGCCTGATCCACCACCTCGCCGCCGGGCAGGGCCCCGCCCTTCCCGCCGCCAGCACCCGGCTGATGCTGCGGCTCCGCCTGGAGGGCATGACCCGCGGCTACTCCGGCGTCCGCCCCGCCACCTGGGCCGCCCTCGCCGGGGCGTACAACGCCGGCTTCCTGCCGGTGGTCCCGGCCAGGGGCAGCGTCAGCGCCAGCGGCGACCTGCTGCCCCTGGCCCACGCGGCCCTGGCGTTCGCCGGAGACGGCGAGGCGTGGCGGCGCGCGGCCGGCGGCGAGTGGCGGCGCGAGCCGGCGGCCCCGGCGCTCGCCCGGTTGGGGCTGCGCCCGGTGCGCTGGCGCGCCCGGGAGGCCCTCGCCTTCGTCAACGGCAGCAGCGCGAGCCTCGCGGTCGCCCTGGAGAACCACGTCGCCCTGCTGGAACTCGGCTGGCTCGCCGCCATGCTCACCGGGCGGGTGGTCGCACTCCTCGGTGCCACGGGGGAGCCCTACCTGGACGGCGTCACCGAGGCCCGCGGCGGCCTGGCCGGCCACCGCCACGCCGCCCGGTGGATCGTCGAGCAGGCGGGGCCGCCCCTCCCGGCCGCCGACGCCCGCGCCCTCCAGGAGCCGTACTCGCTGCGCTGCGCCCCCCAGGTGATCGGATCGGTGCTGGACCACCTGTGGGCCGCCGAGGCGCTGCTGCTGCGGGAGGCCCGCGGCTGCTCGGACAACCCGGTGATCACCGCCGACGCGGTGCTGCACGCCGGCAACTTCCACGCCGTCGGCGCGGGCGTCGCCTCCGACCTGCACGCCGTGCTCGCCCACCAGCTCGCCTTCCTCGCCGAACGGCAGCTCGCGCTGCTGGTGGATCCCGCGCGCAACGGCGGCCTGCCACCGCTGCTCGCGGCCTCGCCGGGGGCGACCAGCGGGCTGGCCGGCCTCCAGCTCGCCGCCTCCGCGATGGTCGCGGAGATCCGGCAGAAGTCCTTCCCCGCCACCGCCACCGCACTGCCCACCAACCTGTCCAACCAGGACCACGTGCCCATGTCGCTGGTCGGCGCGGTGCGCACCCGCGAACAGCTGGAGCTCGGCGGGCTGGTCACCGCCTCGCTCGCGGTGGCCGCGGCCCAGGTGCAGCACATCCTCGGCGCACCGCCGACGGACGCCTTGTGGTCCGCACTGCTCGCCCGCTCCCCGCGGCTCGTCGCCGACCGGCCGCTGGCCGCCGAGGTCCGCGGCGTCCGGGACCTGCTGCTGCGGGCGGCCCGCCGGCGCCGGCTCCCGGCGGCGGCCACCGCCGGGGGGAACGGCGCCCCGACCGGGCCCCGGGACCGGGCGGGTGTCGGCCCGCCGGACGGGAGACTACCCTCGGAGGGATGA
- a CDS encoding bifunctional [glutamine synthetase] adenylyltransferase/[glutamine synthetase]-adenylyl-L-tyrosine phosphorylase yields MTQQDAHQVRGTRSTSRTGRLLRRGFTDPDAALRQLATAALAPLRDDSVLLDALGQTADPDLALLGLARLAEALAARDAADHDALLQTLTASKPLRDRLLGVLGASAALADHLARHPGDWHILDTYEVVDVDPHPEDFRTALAAAVRADGPTDPHGSPVPATAADRLRVAYRRCLLGIAARDVCGTVDVARTAADLADLAAATLQTALEIASAEFPEDAAACRLAVIGMGKCGGRELNYVSDVDVIFVAEPAETPDGAESPAGREQAALRSATKLAARLMRLCSDTTVEGTIWPVDANLRPEGKNGPLVRTLASHLAYYRRWARTWEYQALLKARPVAGDARLGAAYCEAVAPLVWQSAERAPGSAGESWVAEVQAMRRRVVESIPAGQAERELKLGPGGLRDVEFAVQLLQLVHGRSDATLRSGTTLVALRALAEGGYVGRADAAAMEDAYRFLRTVEHRIQLVRLRRTHLMPDAEPDLRRLGRSLGLRADPVAELHRAWKRHSLEVRRLHEKLFYRPLLDAVARLAPGEVGLSPEAARTRLTALGFADPAAALRHLSALTAGLTRKAAIQRTLLPVLLAWFAESADPDAGLLAFRRVSDALGDTPWYLRQLRDEGAAAEYMARILASGRLAPDLLMRAPEAVAMLGDPDELRPRGRAALEAEIRASVGRATGPEQAVTAARGVRRRELFRTAAADILTGLGATDFPAPAEHVGDVVDAIGAALTDVNAATVAGALQAAIDAEERSSGAPLPTRLAVIAMGRFGGRELGYGSDADVLFVHDPLDGVAEEDAYRAALRVTNELRRLLQLPATDPPLEVDADLRPEGRQGPLVRTLAAYRAYYERWAQVWESQALLRAEPAAGDAELGRRFMEVVDPVRYPDGGLRSADVREIRRIKARVENERMPRGTNPATHTKLGPGGLADVEWTVQLLQLCHAREVPELRTTRTRRALAAAVDAGLLTPEDGRVLDEAWVLATRVRNAVMLVRGRPGDTFPSDTRELTGVAHLLGYPAGHVGDAIEEYRRVSRRARAVVERVFYGDGGD; encoded by the coding sequence ATGACGCAGCAGGACGCCCACCAGGTCCGCGGCACCCGCAGCACCAGCCGCACCGGCCGCCTGCTGCGCCGCGGCTTCACCGACCCGGACGCCGCGCTGCGCCAGCTGGCCACGGCCGCCCTGGCCCCGCTGCGCGACGACTCCGTGCTGCTCGACGCCCTCGGCCAGACCGCCGACCCCGACCTCGCGCTGCTCGGCCTCGCCCGGCTCGCCGAGGCGCTGGCCGCCCGCGACGCCGCGGACCACGACGCCCTGCTGCAGACGCTGACCGCCTCCAAGCCGCTGCGCGACCGCCTGCTCGGCGTCCTCGGCGCCAGCGCCGCGCTGGCCGACCACCTGGCCCGCCACCCCGGCGACTGGCACATCCTGGACACCTACGAGGTCGTCGACGTCGACCCGCACCCCGAGGACTTCCGCACCGCCCTGGCCGCCGCCGTCCGCGCCGACGGGCCGACCGACCCGCACGGATCCCCCGTGCCGGCCACCGCCGCCGACCGGCTGCGCGTCGCCTACCGGCGCTGCCTGCTCGGCATCGCCGCACGCGACGTCTGCGGCACCGTGGACGTCGCCCGCACCGCCGCCGACCTCGCCGACCTGGCCGCCGCCACCCTGCAGACCGCCCTGGAGATCGCCTCCGCCGAGTTCCCGGAGGACGCCGCCGCCTGCCGACTGGCCGTCATCGGGATGGGCAAGTGCGGCGGGCGCGAGCTGAACTACGTCAGCGACGTGGACGTGATCTTCGTCGCCGAACCGGCCGAGACGCCCGACGGGGCCGAGAGCCCGGCCGGCCGGGAACAGGCCGCGCTGCGCTCGGCCACCAAGCTCGCCGCCCGGCTGATGCGGCTGTGCTCCGACACCACGGTGGAGGGCACCATCTGGCCGGTCGACGCCAACCTCCGCCCCGAGGGCAAGAACGGCCCGCTGGTGCGCACCCTGGCCAGCCACCTCGCCTACTACCGCCGCTGGGCCCGCACCTGGGAGTACCAGGCGCTGCTCAAGGCCCGCCCGGTCGCCGGCGACGCCCGCCTCGGCGCCGCCTACTGCGAGGCCGTCGCCCCGCTGGTCTGGCAGTCCGCCGAGCGGGCCCCCGGCAGCGCCGGGGAGAGCTGGGTCGCCGAGGTGCAGGCCATGCGCCGCCGGGTGGTGGAGTCCATCCCGGCCGGGCAGGCCGAGCGGGAACTCAAGCTCGGGCCCGGCGGCCTGCGCGACGTCGAGTTCGCCGTGCAGCTGCTGCAACTGGTGCACGGGCGCAGCGACGCCACCCTGCGCAGCGGCACCACCCTGGTCGCGCTGCGCGCCCTCGCCGAGGGCGGCTACGTGGGCCGGGCCGACGCCGCCGCCATGGAGGACGCCTACCGCTTCCTGCGCACCGTCGAGCACCGCATCCAGCTCGTCCGGCTCCGCCGCACCCACCTCATGCCGGACGCCGAACCGGACCTGCGCCGGCTCGGCCGCTCCCTCGGCCTGCGCGCCGACCCCGTCGCCGAGCTGCACCGGGCCTGGAAGCGGCACTCCCTGGAGGTCCGCCGGCTGCACGAGAAGCTGTTCTACCGCCCGCTGCTGGACGCCGTCGCCCGGCTCGCCCCGGGCGAGGTCGGCCTCAGCCCCGAGGCCGCGCGCACCCGGCTGACCGCCCTCGGCTTCGCCGACCCCGCCGCGGCGCTGCGCCACCTCAGCGCCCTGACCGCGGGCCTGACCCGCAAGGCCGCCATCCAGCGCACCCTGCTGCCGGTGCTGCTGGCCTGGTTCGCCGAGTCGGCGGACCCGGACGCCGGGCTGCTCGCCTTCCGCCGGGTCTCCGACGCGCTCGGCGACACCCCCTGGTACCTGCGCCAGCTGCGGGACGAGGGCGCCGCCGCCGAGTACATGGCCCGCATCCTCGCCTCCGGCCGCCTCGCCCCCGACCTGCTGATGCGCGCCCCCGAGGCGGTGGCCATGCTCGGCGACCCGGACGAGCTGCGCCCGCGCGGCCGGGCGGCCCTGGAGGCGGAGATCCGCGCCTCAGTCGGACGGGCCACCGGGCCCGAGCAGGCCGTCACGGCGGCCCGCGGGGTGCGCCGCCGCGAGCTGTTCCGCACCGCCGCCGCCGACATCCTCACCGGCCTGGGCGCCACCGACTTCCCGGCGCCGGCGGAGCACGTGGGCGACGTCGTGGACGCCATCGGCGCCGCGCTGACCGACGTCAACGCCGCCACCGTCGCCGGCGCCCTGCAGGCGGCGATCGACGCCGAGGAGCGGTCCAGCGGCGCGCCGCTGCCCACCCGGCTCGCGGTGATCGCGATGGGCCGGTTCGGCGGGCGGGAGCTGGGCTACGGCTCCGACGCCGACGTCCTGTTCGTGCACGACCCGCTGGACGGCGTGGCCGAGGAGGACGCCTACCGGGCCGCCCTGCGGGTGACCAACGAGCTCCGGCGGCTGCTCCAGCTGCCCGCCACCGACCCGCCGCTGGAGGTCGACGCGGACCTGCGTCCGGAGGGGCGGCAGGGGCCGCTGGTGCGCACGCTGGCCGCCTACCGCGCCTACTACGAGCGCTGGGCGCAGGTGTGGGAGAGCCAGGCGCTGCTGCGGGCCGAGCCGGCCGCGGGCGACGCCGAGCTGGGCCGGCGGTTCATGGAGGTCGTCGACCCGGTGCGCTACCCGGACGGCGGCCTGCGGTCGGCGGACGTGCGGGAGATCCGCCGGATCAAGGCGCGGGTGGAGAACGAGCGCATGCCGCGCGGCACCAACCCGGCCACCCACACCAAGCTCGGCCCGGGCGGGCTGGCCGACGTGGAGTGGACCGTGCAGCTGCTGCAGCTGTGCCACGCCCGCGAGGTGCCCGAACTGCGCACCACCCGCACCCGCCGGGCGCTGGCCGCCGCGGTCGACGCGGGCCTGCTGACGCCCGAGGACGGGCGGGTGCTGGACGAGGCGTGGGTGCTGGCCACCCGGGTCCGCAACGCGGTGATGCTGGTCCGCGGGCGGCCGGGGGACACCTTCCCCTCGGACACCCGGGAGCTCACCGGCGTGGCCCACCTGCTGGGCTACCCGGCGGGGCACGTGGGCGACGCCATCGAGGAGTACCGGAGGGTCTCCCGGCGGGCCCGCGCGGTGGTGGAGCGGGTGTTCTACGGCGACGGGGGCGACTGA